A portion of the Daphnia carinata strain CSIRO-1 unplaced genomic scaffold, CSIRO_AGI_Dcar_HiC_V3 NW_026453040.1, whole genome shotgun sequence genome contains these proteins:
- the LOC130697222 gene encoding protein MEMO1-like produces MSVRKASHAGSWYSDSAKELGRQLDGWLEAANFSHGPARAIIAPHAGYRYCGSCAGFAYKQIDPTNVKRVFILGPSHHVRLSGCALSTVAKYRTPFCDLNLDTQVYKELQSTGCFEWMNLETDEDEHSIEMHLPYIAKVFENHRDISIVPILVGSLSPERETHYGRLLSRYLVDPSNCFIISSDFCHWGQRFRYTHYDKSCGEIYQSIQRLDQQGMSIIEMLDTTGFTEYLKKYGNTICGRHPIGVLLNMVDHIRETSNGLTASLKFVDYAQSSQCRSFSDSSVSYASAALLLE; encoded by the exons ATGTCCGTACGTAAAGCTTCTCATGCAGGTAGCTGGTATTCCGATTCAG CTAAGGAACTTGGTCGTCAGCTTGATGGGTGGCTAGAAGCTGCCAATTTTTCACATGGACCTGCAAGAGCTATAATTGCTCc GCATGCTGGCTATCGTTATTGTGGGTCATGTGCAGGTTTTGCGTACAAACAAATTGATCCTACGAACGT GAAACGTGTCTTTATTCTAGGGCCATCTCATCATGTTCGACTGTCTGGCTGTGCCCTATCTACAGTAGCAAAATATCGCACACCTTTTTGTGATCTCAATCTAGATACTCAGG TGTACAAAGAACTGCAGAGTACAGGTTGTTTTGAGTGGATGAACTTGGAAACAGATGAAGATGAGCACAGCATTGAAATGCATTTGCCTTACATTGCCAAAGTGTTTGAAAA TCACAGAGATATTTCCATAGTCCCGATTTTGGTTGGATCGCTGTCACCGGAACGTGAAACTCACTACGGAAGACTTCTTTCCAGATATCTCGTTGATCCCAGCAATTGCTTCATTATTTCTTCAGACTTCTGCCATTGGGGCCAGCGGTTCCGTTATACGCACTATGATAAATCTTGCGGCGAAATTTATCAGTCCATTCAGAGACTTGACCAACAA GGTATGTCCATTATTGAAATGTTGGATACCACTGGATTCACCGAATACTTGAAAAAATACGGAAACACGATTTGTGGCCGACATCCAATCGGAGTGCTGCTAAAC atGGTGGACCATATTCGTGAAACTTCGAACGGTTTGACGGCTTCCCTCAAATTTGTGGATTACGCTCAGTCGAGTCAATGCCGGTCATTTAGCGATTCATCGGTCAGTTATGCATCTGCTGCGCTACTCTTAGAATGA
- the LOC130697223 gene encoding E2F-associated phosphoprotein-like — protein sequence MDSDDEYIVQQFSEDGGTDSSDEDEMVMKEFFRQSGSVSKRSLKDFESEMENEADIRVAAYLEKEQFRDPLKPESDIKEERKFRDYFDTDSEEGETEDPTVEAKSNMDLFYDPLMDSKDEQFVQRQRDMYRTKLMNQTKPKPLPNSDAVLNCPACFTTLCHDCQRHETIKTQYRAMFTFHCQVDLGEVMKVPLQSQKNRAKKVSIQPGQAHFSGDDDSYHPVRCSVCNTHVAMLDSDEVYHFFNVVTSH from the exons ATGGATTCGGATGACGAGTATATTGTACAACAATTTAGCGAGGATGGAGGAACTGACTCAagtgatgaagatgaaatggtcatgaaagaatttttccgGCAATCAGGTTCTGTATCAAAAAGATCATTAAAAGATTTTGAGAGTGAAATGGAAAACGAAGCAGACATCCGTGTTGCAGCATACCTAGAGAAAGAACAGTTTCGTGATCCTTTAAAGCCTGAGAGTgatataaaagaagaaagaaaatttagagATTACTTTGACACTGATTCAGAAGAAGGAGAAACAGAAGATCCAACGGTAGAGGCAAAATCAAACATGGATTTATTTTATGACCCCCTAATGGATTCCAAAGATGAACAATTTGTTCAAAGACAAAGAGACATGTACAGAACAAAGCTCATGAATCAAACCAAACCGAAACCTTTACCTAACAGTGATGCAGTATTGAATTGCCCTGCATGCTTCACCACCTTGTGCCATGATTGCCAAAG GCACGAAACCATCAAAACACAGTATAGAGCTATGTTCACGTTCCACTGTCAAGTAGACCTTGGGGAGGTCATGAAAGTTCCTCTTCAATCCCAAAAAAATCGCGCCAAGAAGGTTTCGATTCAGCCCGGTCAAGCTCATTTCAGCGGTGATGACGATAGTTACCATCCAGTAAGGTGTTCAGTATGCAATACGCACGTGGCTATGCTCGATAGCGATGAGGTGTATCATTTTTTCAATGTAGTAACGAGTCATTGA
- the LOC130697224 gene encoding calmodulin, translated as MADQLTEEQIAEFKEAFSLFDKDGDGTITTKELGTVMRSLGQNPTEAELQDMINEVDADGNGTIDFPEFLTMMARKMKDTDSEEEIREAFRVFDKDGNGFISAAELRHVMTNLGEKLTDEEVDEMIREADIDGDGQVNYEEFVTMMTSK; from the exons ATG GCTGACCAATTGACAGAAGAACAGATTGCTGAGTTCAAGGAAGCCTTCTCCCTCTTCGACAAGGATGGTGACGGCACTATCACTACCAAGGAGTTGGGTACTGTCATGAGGTCGCTTGGACAGAACCCCACTGAAGCTGAACTCCAGGACATGATCAACGAAGTTGATGCTGATG gTAACGGAACGATCGACTTTCCCGAGTTTCTGACAATGATGGCTCGCAAAATGAAGGATACCGACAGCGAGGAGGAAATCCGAGAGGCCTTCCGCGTCTTTGACAAGGACGGCAACGGTTTCATTTCGGCTGCCGAGCTTCGGCACGTCATGACCAATCTCGGTGAGAAGTTGACTGATGAAGAGGTCGATGAAATGATCCGCGAAGCCGACATCGATGGCGATGGCCAAGTCAACTATGAAG AATTCGTGACCATGATGACCTCGAAATGA